Proteins co-encoded in one Pseudarthrobacter chlorophenolicus A6 genomic window:
- the pth gene encoding aminoacyl-tRNA hydrolase: MTDTWLIVGLGNPGAQYQGNRHNVGQMVLDELAGRVGAGFKSHKARAQVVEGRLGIGGPRVVLAKPMTYMNVSGGPVSALANFYGISPDHVVAVHDEIDIPFNTVKLKIGGGEGGHNGLRDISKALATKDYLRVRVGVGRPPGRMDTADYVLRDFGTAELKELPFLLDEAADAVELLLQEGLTAAQQKFHPAKTAG; this comes from the coding sequence ATGACTGATACCTGGCTGATTGTTGGCCTCGGCAACCCCGGCGCCCAGTACCAAGGGAACAGGCACAACGTGGGCCAGATGGTCCTCGACGAACTGGCGGGCCGGGTAGGCGCGGGGTTCAAGAGCCACAAGGCACGCGCCCAGGTGGTTGAAGGGCGCCTGGGCATCGGAGGCCCCCGCGTGGTGCTGGCCAAGCCCATGACCTATATGAACGTCTCCGGCGGACCGGTATCTGCGCTGGCCAATTTCTACGGGATTTCGCCAGACCACGTGGTGGCCGTCCACGATGAAATAGACATCCCCTTTAATACTGTGAAACTGAAGATCGGCGGCGGCGAAGGCGGCCACAACGGCCTGCGCGACATCTCCAAGGCTCTCGCCACCAAGGACTACCTCCGGGTCAGGGTAGGCGTGGGCCGCCCGCCCGGCCGCATGGACACGGCCGACTACGTGCTGCGCGATTTCGGAACCGCAGAGCTAAAGGAACTGCCGTTCCTGCTGGACGAGGCGGCCGACGCCGTCGAATTGCTTCTTCAGGAGGGCCTCACCGCGGCCCAGCAGAAGTTCCACCCGGCCAAGACGGCCGGATAA
- a CDS encoding helix-turn-helix transcriptional regulator, with the protein MSIEPLSWGRGPAPLDVGLRTPAQGSPGPQWSVPARSANLEAVRTALTADHSLGVVITGGRGVGKSSLARAAVTDLGPDVWSLQLRSGPAGSTTPYGCLSFLLARLPQAYMGSPTAILRGITSLIRSDAAGRPCVITLDTSGTIDDLSAGVLLNVLLTGTAKIVAVAPKISDLPADFHWLLTDRRLTEVRLSNLNEIQTRQVLLSLLGHRVSASLVTTYHQMVGGNPLLLKALVTEQQLSGNLVLSDSVWTLRDKVVLDGAASLDDIVRSRWSRETPETREVIEMLCCARSVELSRLTSIYGADVVADMEDGGLLEIDDSDHRWVSLREKYIGDVVRTWLSIARRRELRAVLLGGVEPDPAGMTVEELMAFAAWTHECEAELSPALALSAAEAAVQLFDPRFALTYGELLRRGDREWVPAQRQRAAAYLQLDMPDQALAALEDISQPELDALEVDEYAQVVAARAKVMMGLPEHADKVPSLLAEARERLLAGTGAEPPSWPDPAAVAANRVALSAFEYRAFMGDYAGLIPDLEAAADPALNPDTGYRMHAAILLMTALVLTGREMDALGLMRQLGGQISDASHVVGLREQYTKESYMVLLLAGQWRRCLDFLGPQSTDEPYKLPYGTASSELGAGIAYVFAGRGAAALDLLISAGAQLELQPVQTALRYTYAATALAYAQTGNAPQARKYLGKLQRIPAAAGFADESIIRFCALTAGRWLNDADSVARLKESARRNLAAGLHTLAGVELLAATVNGSDADFRVLEDIAGRRQGPLAEVSRLIALGSRTKDAKTLLAGGELAATLELDAVEARCMALAVDFARQDGDSISARTAQARLDILATTVANLPIVPSSGSPLLTSRERQIARLAGRGASNRDIALEMGVSVRTVEGHLYQVFTKLGVTSRGDLTGLV; encoded by the coding sequence ATGTCAATCGAGCCACTCAGCTGGGGGCGCGGGCCAGCACCCCTGGACGTCGGGTTGCGGACTCCGGCCCAGGGCAGCCCTGGGCCGCAATGGTCCGTGCCCGCCCGCAGCGCCAACCTTGAGGCTGTCCGCACCGCACTGACCGCAGACCACTCGCTGGGCGTCGTCATCACCGGCGGCCGGGGCGTTGGGAAATCGTCCCTCGCCCGTGCCGCCGTCACGGACCTTGGTCCGGACGTCTGGTCGCTGCAGCTCCGCAGCGGACCCGCCGGTTCCACCACCCCTTACGGCTGCCTGTCCTTCCTCCTTGCCCGCCTCCCGCAGGCCTATATGGGCTCGCCCACCGCCATCCTGCGCGGCATCACCTCCCTCATCCGCAGTGACGCCGCCGGCCGGCCCTGCGTGATCACGCTGGACACCTCCGGCACCATCGACGATCTCAGCGCCGGCGTGCTCCTCAACGTGCTCCTGACCGGGACCGCCAAAATCGTCGCCGTGGCACCCAAGATCAGCGACCTCCCCGCCGACTTCCATTGGCTCCTTACGGACCGGCGGCTCACGGAGGTCCGGCTCAGCAACCTCAATGAGATCCAGACACGGCAGGTGCTCCTTTCACTGCTGGGCCACCGTGTGTCCGCGTCCCTGGTCACCACCTACCACCAGATGGTGGGAGGCAATCCACTGCTGCTCAAGGCACTGGTCACCGAACAGCAACTGTCCGGCAACCTGGTGCTGTCCGACTCCGTCTGGACCCTGCGCGACAAAGTAGTCCTCGACGGCGCCGCCAGCCTGGACGATATTGTCCGCTCCCGCTGGTCGCGGGAAACCCCGGAAACCCGCGAAGTCATCGAAATGCTCTGCTGCGCCCGGAGCGTCGAGCTGTCCCGGCTGACCTCGATCTACGGCGCCGATGTCGTGGCGGACATGGAGGACGGCGGACTCCTAGAAATCGACGATTCCGACCACCGCTGGGTATCACTGCGCGAGAAATACATCGGCGACGTCGTCCGGACCTGGCTGAGCATCGCCCGGCGCCGCGAACTGCGTGCCGTGCTGCTGGGAGGTGTGGAACCGGACCCGGCGGGCATGACGGTCGAAGAGCTGATGGCCTTTGCCGCCTGGACCCATGAGTGCGAGGCGGAACTGAGCCCCGCCCTGGCTCTTTCGGCAGCCGAGGCCGCGGTCCAACTGTTCGACCCGCGTTTCGCGCTGACCTACGGCGAACTGCTCCGCCGCGGAGACCGGGAATGGGTTCCTGCCCAGCGGCAGCGCGCGGCCGCCTACCTTCAGCTGGACATGCCGGACCAGGCACTGGCCGCCCTTGAGGACATTTCGCAACCGGAGCTGGACGCCCTCGAGGTCGACGAGTACGCACAGGTTGTCGCGGCCAGGGCCAAGGTGATGATGGGCCTGCCAGAGCACGCGGACAAAGTGCCGTCACTGCTCGCCGAAGCCCGGGAGCGCCTGCTGGCCGGCACCGGGGCCGAGCCGCCGTCCTGGCCCGACCCGGCCGCCGTCGCAGCCAACCGGGTGGCCCTGAGCGCGTTCGAGTACCGGGCCTTCATGGGCGACTACGCCGGACTGATTCCTGATCTTGAAGCCGCGGCCGATCCCGCCCTGAACCCGGACACCGGCTACCGCATGCACGCCGCGATCCTGCTGATGACCGCCCTGGTGCTCACCGGCCGCGAAATGGACGCGCTGGGCCTGATGCGCCAGCTCGGCGGCCAGATCAGCGACGCCTCCCACGTGGTGGGGTTGCGGGAGCAGTACACCAAAGAGTCCTACATGGTGCTGCTGCTGGCGGGGCAGTGGCGGCGGTGCCTGGACTTCCTTGGCCCCCAGAGCACGGACGAACCATACAAGCTGCCCTACGGGACAGCTTCCAGCGAGCTGGGTGCCGGCATAGCCTACGTCTTCGCAGGACGTGGCGCCGCGGCCCTGGACCTGCTGATCTCCGCCGGGGCGCAGCTGGAACTCCAACCCGTCCAGACGGCGCTCCGGTACACCTATGCCGCCACCGCCCTGGCCTACGCACAGACGGGGAACGCTCCCCAGGCCCGCAAGTACCTGGGCAAGCTGCAACGCATCCCTGCAGCCGCCGGCTTCGCTGACGAAAGCATCATCCGTTTCTGCGCACTGACGGCCGGCCGCTGGCTGAACGACGCAGACTCCGTGGCCCGGCTCAAGGAATCCGCCCGGCGTAACCTCGCCGCGGGCCTCCACACCCTTGCAGGCGTCGAACTGCTGGCGGCCACGGTCAACGGCAGCGATGCCGATTTCCGGGTGCTCGAAGACATTGCCGGCCGCCGCCAGGGTCCGCTGGCCGAGGTTTCCCGGCTCATTGCGCTGGGCAGCCGTACCAAGGATGCCAAGACCCTCCTGGCCGGCGGTGAGCTGGCCGCCACCCTGGAGCTGGACGCCGTCGAGGCGCGGTGCATGGCCCTCGCGGTGGACTTCGCGCGCCAGGACGGCGACTCGATCTCGGCCCGCACGGCCCAGGCCCGCCTGGACATCCTGGCCACCACGGTTGCGAACCTCCCCATTGTGCCCAGCAGCGGCAGCCCTTTGCTGACCAGCCGGGAACGGCAAATAGCGCGGCTTGCGGGCCGGGGTGCATCCAACCGCGACATTGCCCTGGAAATGGGCGTGTCAGTCCGGACTGTTGAGGGCCATCTGTACCAGGTCTTCACCAAGCTCGGCGTAACCTCCAGGGGTGATCTGACTGGACTCGTCTAA
- a CDS encoding LuxR C-terminal-related transcriptional regulator has protein sequence MDSSNGHKAAAGRVLTGRREPLDRICNIVRNRTSQAVFVMAGPGIGKSSLADAISERLADELNILRIHGSSALAAVPFGVLTPYTGDLTAEESVSPVAVLRSMWSYFEKLRAGNSAPVLMVLDDAHYLDEASAGVVADLISAGWATVVAAARPRPGLPQPLDQLWYDGLAERVDLRPLNREQIEEVLAHLLDGTVPAATIEAVWAASGGNPRLLDALLHDAAEAGILSKRNGIWILLGALPADGPRLTAVVAKDHLRRNPEEQEALKLIALAGPVGRKVIEEICGAPVVRSLLDQQMAVETSGVPAELSLWNGLFSDAIRNTISVSRSLQLQEKIRARQNGTVLRGEGRLRSVEWAIEVGVKVSEEDMLESAREALLRFRNDSARSIAARIQDPAALPLAQAIQARALYNEGAYADAAALLDECWAPLADDPQGPAVLLLRVSAHQAAGQSLAAVADDVLGHVSQAGEAGPGWPAQLLRLLQSGAEADFQALAEEVEGIRVPGLSETKAEPMAALGEALLAHALAAAGRPGDGLDAALRAASELSPLEDSLYFFPEFVLGRLVSCYLAMGEWESAERELNSYAAAHAAGVATFNGSLQVLRGYSLLRQGRMERAYQVLLPAVEALRLNDPLQLFGFGSALGYYVAARLGDAAQAKRLEQDYADAMAGGPADLLARGYAMAAGEYLAHDGKGLASLHTLMTTTEAAGRAGQLLELLAMCWDLGDPSVIPMVQEAARGLQGRWAEAMLTLATSWEAADGDALMATAASLEESGFVNLAREAYARAGAVLDQAGERRRSRQAVAQREKCDHELGERFREGRFIAAAPTVHLTRREQDIVELAVQGLTDREIAQRLMVSVRTVEGHLYRTYVKLGVRSRDELETALPR, from the coding sequence CTGGACTCGTCTAACGGCCACAAAGCAGCAGCAGGCAGGGTCCTCACAGGACGCCGCGAGCCGCTGGACAGGATCTGCAACATCGTCCGGAACCGCACCAGCCAGGCGGTGTTCGTCATGGCCGGCCCCGGTATTGGAAAGTCGTCCCTGGCTGACGCCATCTCCGAACGCCTCGCGGACGAGCTGAACATCCTGCGGATCCATGGCAGCTCAGCCCTTGCGGCGGTTCCGTTCGGCGTCCTGACGCCGTACACCGGCGACCTTACTGCCGAGGAATCCGTCTCCCCGGTGGCGGTGCTCCGGTCCATGTGGAGCTACTTCGAGAAGCTGCGCGCCGGGAACAGCGCGCCCGTGCTGATGGTGCTGGACGACGCCCATTACCTTGACGAAGCGTCCGCCGGAGTGGTCGCGGACCTCATTTCGGCTGGCTGGGCCACCGTGGTGGCGGCGGCGAGGCCGCGTCCGGGACTGCCCCAGCCGCTGGACCAGCTCTGGTATGACGGGCTCGCCGAACGCGTGGACCTGCGGCCGCTGAACAGGGAGCAGATCGAAGAAGTCCTGGCCCACCTGCTGGACGGTACTGTTCCCGCCGCCACCATTGAGGCTGTGTGGGCAGCTTCGGGCGGGAACCCCCGGCTCCTCGATGCGCTGCTGCACGATGCCGCCGAAGCGGGAATCCTCTCGAAGCGCAACGGGATCTGGATCCTCCTGGGTGCCTTGCCCGCCGACGGACCGCGGCTCACCGCCGTGGTGGCCAAGGACCACCTGCGGCGCAACCCCGAGGAGCAGGAAGCGCTCAAGCTCATCGCACTGGCGGGTCCGGTGGGCCGCAAGGTCATCGAAGAAATCTGCGGGGCGCCGGTGGTCCGCTCGTTGCTGGACCAGCAGATGGCCGTCGAAACGTCAGGGGTGCCGGCCGAGCTGTCCCTGTGGAACGGCCTCTTTTCCGACGCCATCAGGAACACCATCTCGGTCTCCCGCAGCCTTCAGCTGCAGGAGAAGATCCGTGCCCGGCAGAACGGCACGGTCCTTCGCGGTGAGGGGCGGCTGCGGTCCGTGGAGTGGGCCATCGAAGTTGGAGTCAAAGTGTCCGAGGAGGACATGCTGGAGTCCGCCCGCGAAGCACTCCTGCGTTTCCGGAATGACAGCGCCCGGTCCATCGCAGCCCGGATCCAGGACCCGGCAGCACTGCCGCTCGCGCAGGCCATCCAGGCCAGGGCGCTCTACAACGAAGGCGCCTACGCTGACGCCGCAGCCCTCCTCGACGAGTGCTGGGCACCGCTCGCCGATGATCCACAGGGGCCGGCCGTCCTCCTGCTGCGGGTATCGGCCCACCAAGCGGCCGGGCAGTCCCTGGCAGCCGTGGCCGACGACGTGCTCGGCCACGTCTCCCAGGCCGGGGAGGCAGGTCCCGGCTGGCCGGCACAGCTGCTGCGCCTGCTCCAGTCGGGAGCCGAAGCGGACTTCCAGGCACTCGCGGAAGAGGTGGAGGGCATCAGGGTCCCGGGGCTCTCCGAAACCAAGGCGGAACCTATGGCGGCGCTGGGGGAAGCGTTGCTGGCGCACGCACTTGCGGCGGCGGGCCGCCCCGGCGACGGCCTTGACGCCGCCCTTCGCGCCGCGTCCGAGCTGTCTCCGTTGGAGGACAGCCTGTACTTCTTCCCGGAATTCGTCCTCGGCAGGCTGGTGAGCTGTTACCTGGCCATGGGCGAGTGGGAGTCCGCGGAGCGGGAACTCAACAGCTACGCCGCCGCCCACGCTGCAGGAGTGGCCACGTTCAACGGCAGCCTGCAGGTGCTGCGCGGATACTCACTGCTGCGCCAGGGCCGGATGGAACGGGCCTACCAGGTGCTGCTCCCGGCCGTGGAGGCATTGCGCCTTAACGACCCCCTGCAGCTGTTCGGCTTCGGCTCCGCACTGGGGTACTACGTTGCTGCGCGGCTGGGGGACGCCGCGCAGGCCAAGCGGCTGGAACAGGACTATGCGGACGCCATGGCCGGCGGTCCCGCCGACCTCCTGGCCCGCGGCTACGCGATGGCCGCCGGAGAATACCTTGCACACGACGGCAAGGGACTGGCATCGCTGCACACGCTGATGACCACCACTGAAGCAGCTGGCCGGGCCGGCCAGCTGCTCGAACTCCTGGCCATGTGCTGGGATCTGGGGGACCCCTCCGTCATTCCCATGGTGCAGGAAGCAGCAAGAGGACTGCAGGGGCGCTGGGCCGAGGCAATGCTGACCCTTGCCACATCGTGGGAAGCCGCCGATGGCGACGCCCTGATGGCGACAGCCGCGTCGCTGGAGGAATCCGGCTTCGTCAACCTTGCCCGCGAGGCCTACGCCCGTGCCGGTGCCGTCCTTGACCAGGCGGGGGAGCGCCGCCGCTCCCGGCAGGCCGTGGCGCAGCGCGAAAAGTGCGACCACGAACTGGGGGAGCGGTTCCGCGAAGGCCGGTTCATCGCGGCGGCTCCCACCGTTCACCTCACGCGACGGGAGCAGGACATCGTGGAACTGGCCGTCCAGGGCCTCACGGACCGCGAAATAGCACAGCGCCTCATGGTCTCCGTCCGTACGGTCGAAGGCCACCTGTACCGCACCTACGTCAAACTGGGCGTCCGGAGCCGCGACGAACTGGAAACGGCCCTTCCCCGCTAG
- a CDS encoding aminotransferase class V-fold PLP-dependent enzyme: protein MAVVSTPATLERSVPVMDNAEVLRIRNDFPVLNQTVNGKQLIYLDSGATSQNPLSVIEAEQEFYEQRNAAVHRGAHHLAVEATEAFEDARQTVADLIGADYSETVWTSNATEGLNLISYALSNAALWAAQGRGNSALKGLALKPGDEIVVTEMEHHANLIPWQELAFRTGATLRYLPIDDAGRLSLEQAAGIIGSRTRVLAFTHASNVLGTINPVRELVALARASNALVVVDACQSAPHMPLDVKELDVDFAVFSGHKMLAPTGIGVLYGRQELLDILPPFLTGGSMITTVTMERAEYLPAPQRFEAGTQRISQAVALAAAANYLTETGLDRIHRWEMDLGQRMVAGLEALPGIRVLGPAAGEERIGLAAFDVDGVHAHDVGQFLDSMGIAVRVGHHCAQPLHRRLGLTATTRASAYLYNTTDDVDQFLDAVAGVRAYFRA, encoded by the coding sequence TTGGCCGTAGTATCAACGCCCGCCACCCTGGAGCGGTCCGTTCCGGTCATGGACAACGCCGAGGTCCTCCGCATCCGCAACGACTTCCCGGTCCTCAACCAGACGGTCAATGGCAAGCAGCTGATTTACCTTGACTCCGGGGCAACGTCCCAGAACCCGCTCAGCGTGATCGAAGCCGAGCAGGAGTTCTACGAGCAGCGCAACGCCGCAGTGCACCGGGGCGCCCACCACCTTGCGGTCGAAGCCACCGAGGCTTTCGAAGACGCGCGCCAGACCGTGGCGGACCTCATCGGCGCGGACTATTCCGAAACCGTCTGGACCTCCAACGCCACAGAGGGCCTCAACCTTATTTCCTACGCGCTGTCCAACGCCGCGCTATGGGCCGCCCAGGGCCGCGGAAACTCTGCACTGAAGGGCCTTGCCCTGAAACCGGGCGACGAAATAGTGGTCACCGAAATGGAGCACCACGCCAACCTCATCCCGTGGCAGGAACTGGCGTTCCGCACCGGTGCGACGCTCCGCTACCTGCCCATCGACGATGCCGGCCGGCTCAGCCTCGAGCAGGCTGCAGGAATCATCGGGAGCCGTACCAGGGTGCTGGCCTTCACGCACGCCTCCAACGTCCTCGGAACCATCAATCCGGTCCGTGAACTGGTGGCCCTGGCCCGCGCTTCCAATGCCCTGGTGGTCGTGGACGCCTGCCAGTCCGCGCCGCACATGCCCCTGGACGTCAAAGAGCTGGACGTGGACTTCGCTGTCTTCTCCGGCCACAAGATGCTCGCGCCCACAGGCATCGGCGTGCTGTACGGCAGGCAGGAACTCCTGGATATCCTTCCACCGTTCCTCACCGGCGGCTCAATGATCACTACGGTCACCATGGAACGGGCCGAATACCTCCCGGCGCCGCAGCGCTTCGAGGCAGGCACGCAGCGCATTTCGCAGGCGGTTGCCCTGGCCGCCGCCGCCAACTACCTCACGGAGACCGGCCTGGACCGGATCCACCGGTGGGAAATGGACCTTGGCCAGCGCATGGTTGCAGGCCTTGAGGCGCTTCCCGGGATCCGGGTACTGGGCCCGGCAGCCGGTGAGGAACGGATCGGGCTGGCCGCGTTCGACGTCGACGGCGTCCACGCCCACGACGTCGGACAGTTCCTGGACTCGATGGGCATCGCCGTCCGGGTAGGCCACCACTGCGCCCAGCCGCTGCACCGCCGGCTGGGGCTGACCGCCACCACCCGCGCCAGCGCCTACCTGTACAACACCACCGACGACGTAGACCAGTTCCTGGACGCCGTGGCCGGCGTGCGGGCCTACTTCCGCGCTTAG
- the sufU gene encoding Fe-S cluster assembly sulfur transfer protein SufU — protein MSLDQLYQQIILDHSKARHGSGLAETPAPQGASTGQSHQLNPVCGDEVTLRLAVADGKVAQVSWDGAGCSISMASASVFSDLAEGLTVAEAHDVIDSFREVLRSRGKVPADPELLGDAAAFEGVARYAARVKCAMISWVAAEDALNQAS, from the coding sequence ATGAGCCTTGACCAGTTGTACCAGCAGATTATCCTCGACCACTCCAAGGCCCGGCACGGCAGCGGCCTGGCCGAAACCCCGGCCCCCCAGGGAGCTTCCACCGGGCAGTCCCACCAGCTGAACCCGGTCTGCGGCGACGAGGTGACCCTGCGGCTGGCCGTGGCCGACGGGAAGGTGGCCCAGGTTTCCTGGGACGGCGCCGGCTGCTCCATCTCCATGGCCTCGGCATCGGTCTTCAGCGACCTCGCCGAAGGCTTGACCGTAGCTGAGGCGCACGACGTGATCGACAGTTTCCGCGAGGTGCTCAGGTCGCGGGGAAAGGTCCCGGCCGATCCTGAACTGCTGGGGGACGCCGCCGCGTTTGAGGGCGTGGCACGGTATGCGGCCCGAGTGAAGTGCGCCATGATTTCCTGGGTGGCCGCGGAGGATGCCCTCAACCAAGCGTCCTGA
- a CDS encoding SCO4848 family membrane protein has translation MQLPVFAALVLIIAGVWSLAVWPQFLRRVMKDPRARDAAGKATRFLTVHVVLVSISMVLGAATALIGVLGLLG, from the coding sequence ATGCAGCTCCCTGTCTTTGCCGCGCTGGTCCTGATCATCGCCGGTGTTTGGTCACTGGCCGTCTGGCCGCAGTTCCTGCGCCGGGTCATGAAGGATCCCCGCGCACGTGATGCCGCCGGAAAAGCCACCAGGTTCCTGACGGTGCACGTGGTCCTGGTCAGCATCTCGATGGTGCTGGGAGCGGCGACCGCCCTCATCGGCGTGCTGGGGCTGCTGGGTTAA
- a CDS encoding DUF2505 domain-containing protein, with product MALSATTTVPHPVDSVAAVLVNEDFQRHVSQLVGGNLESFTVDGDIAGAFSATLVRTLPTTRLPEIARKFVGENLKVTQVETWDAPAADGSRKSNISLKVAGAPVDVTAVQRLVAEATGTRVELEGEVKSSVPFLGGKIADAAEPMVAKALNLQATQAQAWLESH from the coding sequence ATGGCCCTGAGCGCCACCACCACCGTTCCGCACCCCGTTGACAGCGTTGCCGCTGTCCTGGTGAACGAGGATTTCCAGCGCCACGTCAGCCAGCTGGTAGGCGGAAACCTGGAATCGTTCACCGTTGACGGTGACATTGCCGGCGCCTTCAGCGCCACATTGGTGCGGACGCTGCCCACCACCCGCCTTCCCGAGATCGCCCGGAAGTTCGTCGGCGAGAACCTGAAGGTGACCCAGGTGGAGACCTGGGATGCCCCGGCCGCCGATGGCTCCCGCAAGAGCAACATTTCCCTGAAGGTTGCCGGTGCCCCCGTTGATGTGACCGCTGTCCAGCGCCTGGTGGCCGAAGCCACCGGAACGCGGGTGGAGCTGGAAGGCGAGGTCAAGTCCTCGGTACCGTTCCTGGGCGGCAAGATCGCCGACGCCGCCGAGCCCATGGTGGCAAAGGCATTGAACCTGCAGGCCACCCAGGCGCAGGCCTGGCTCGAAAGCCACTAG
- a CDS encoding SDR family oxidoreductase produces the protein MTGDSTTDSPVPGHGAAAAPRTVLVTGATGYIGGRLVPKLLEAGHTVKVLVRSPDKIAGVPWRNQVEVVQSSLDDGDALRQALAGVDVFYYLVHSMAAGAGFESKEQAMARTAAEAAVAAGVGRIVYLGGLHPKGVELSTHMRSREAVGQVFLDSAVDAIVFQAGVVIGSGSASFEMIRHLSETLPLMPAPSWVRNRIEAIAVRDVLYYLVAAASLEGTINRTFDIGCRQVLTYAKMMQEYASEAGLPYRVVLALPIPAPKLAGIWVALTTPIPWSMAVPLVQSLQHDAVSDEHDVDGYIPQPDGGLTPYRTAVALALGKERDGQVETTWANAGADSDPLPSDPEWAGHKVYIDERTFHGDVDPARVWTVIEGIGGRNGWYSLPLAWQVRGWLDKLTGGAGLLRGRRHPHTLHAGEVVDWWRVESIDRGKLLRLRAEMRAPGRAWLELSVEPDGDGSRYRQRAIFFPKGLSGRLYWLAVLPFHSFIFPAMARNITAAAQELADAERPAANP, from the coding sequence ATGACCGGAGACAGCACCACAGATTCGCCCGTACCGGGCCACGGGGCCGCAGCCGCGCCCCGAACGGTCCTGGTCACCGGGGCCACCGGCTACATCGGGGGCCGCCTGGTGCCCAAACTCCTGGAGGCCGGCCACACCGTCAAGGTGCTGGTGCGCTCCCCGGACAAGATCGCCGGAGTGCCATGGCGGAACCAGGTGGAGGTAGTGCAAAGCAGCCTGGACGACGGCGATGCCCTGCGCCAGGCGCTGGCCGGCGTCGACGTCTTTTACTACCTGGTCCATTCGATGGCCGCCGGGGCGGGCTTTGAGTCCAAGGAACAGGCCATGGCCCGCACTGCCGCCGAAGCCGCGGTGGCGGCCGGAGTGGGCCGGATTGTCTACCTGGGCGGGCTGCACCCCAAGGGCGTGGAACTGTCCACCCATATGCGGTCCCGGGAAGCGGTGGGCCAGGTATTCCTGGACAGCGCGGTGGATGCCATCGTTTTCCAGGCAGGCGTGGTGATCGGATCAGGCTCGGCGTCCTTCGAAATGATCCGGCACCTCTCCGAGACGCTGCCCCTGATGCCGGCACCCAGCTGGGTGCGCAACCGGATCGAGGCGATCGCCGTCCGCGACGTCCTGTACTACCTGGTTGCCGCCGCGTCCCTGGAGGGCACCATCAACCGGACTTTCGATATCGGCTGCCGCCAGGTGCTGACCTACGCCAAGATGATGCAGGAATACGCTTCGGAGGCCGGGCTGCCCTACCGGGTGGTGCTGGCGCTGCCCATTCCCGCGCCCAAGCTGGCAGGCATCTGGGTGGCACTGACCACGCCCATCCCGTGGTCCATGGCGGTCCCGCTGGTCCAGTCGCTCCAGCATGACGCGGTGTCCGACGAGCACGACGTCGACGGGTACATTCCGCAGCCCGACGGCGGCCTCACCCCCTACCGCACAGCCGTGGCCCTGGCCCTTGGCAAGGAGCGGGACGGACAGGTGGAGACCACCTGGGCGAATGCCGGCGCGGATTCCGACCCGCTGCCCAGCGACCCGGAATGGGCGGGGCACAAGGTGTACATCGACGAGCGGACCTTCCACGGTGACGTGGACCCTGCCCGCGTGTGGACGGTCATCGAAGGGATCGGCGGCCGGAACGGGTGGTATTCGCTGCCGCTGGCCTGGCAGGTCAGGGGCTGGCTGGACAAGCTCACGGGCGGAGCCGGGCTGTTGCGCGGACGCCGCCATCCGCACACCCTGCACGCGGGCGAAGTAGTGGACTGGTGGCGGGTGGAGAGCATCGACAGGGGCAAGCTGCTTCGCCTGCGTGCCGAGATGCGGGCGCCTGGACGGGCCTGGCTGGAGCTTTCCGTGGAACCCGACGGTGACGGAAGCCGCTACCGGCAACGGGCCATTTTCTTCCCGAAAGGCCTCAGCGGCAGGCTGTACTGGCTGGCTGTGCTCCCCTTCCACAGCTTCATCTTCCCGGCGATGGCACGGAACATTACGGCCGCTGCCCAGGAGCTGGCCGATGCGGAGCGGCCGGCCGCAAACCCGTAG